In Deltaproteobacteria bacterium, a genomic segment contains:
- a CDS encoding DegT/DnrJ/EryC1/StrS family aminotransferase: MKVPFFRPDLREDEVNEVADTLRSGWLTTGPKVKRFEERFAQMVGAKFAVALNSCTAGLHLALEALGVEAGDVVLVPTHTFAATAEVVRYMGAHPLLIDCDVDTCNMDLQDASAKIQALRSGELSVPIPKDAPVVGIMPVHVGGYMMAIDAIAEFADEHNLWIVEDGAHAFPAAWRKDDSSEWIRCGANTARVSCYSFYANKTITTGEGGMAVTDDEEVAERMRLMSLHGLSKDAWKRFSGGGSWDYQIVAPGYKYNLTDIAAAIGLHQLARAEEMRQAREKVALRFLDMLADVSQLTLPLNSNDRIHSWHLFPIRLNLEELSVDRGQFIDELRDLGIGTSVHWRPLHLHPYYKDSIGWQAQDCPKANSLWPRLISLPIFSLMTEDEINYVASSVKALCVRLTR, translated from the coding sequence ATGAAGGTTCCATTTTTTCGACCAGATTTACGTGAAGATGAAGTCAATGAGGTTGCAGATACCCTGAGATCGGGTTGGCTAACCACAGGCCCTAAGGTGAAACGCTTTGAGGAGCGTTTTGCCCAAATGGTCGGAGCAAAGTTTGCGGTTGCGCTGAATTCCTGCACGGCTGGTCTCCACTTGGCGCTAGAGGCACTGGGGGTTGAGGCCGGCGATGTTGTATTGGTGCCGACCCATACTTTTGCTGCTACTGCCGAAGTTGTTCGTTACATGGGCGCTCACCCTCTTTTGATTGATTGTGATGTGGATACTTGCAACATGGATTTGCAAGATGCCAGTGCTAAGATTCAGGCGCTGCGCAGTGGCGAGCTGTCCGTTCCTATTCCAAAAGATGCGCCCGTGGTTGGTATCATGCCTGTTCATGTGGGCGGGTACATGATGGCGATTGATGCCATCGCTGAGTTTGCGGATGAGCACAATTTGTGGATTGTTGAGGACGGGGCACATGCATTCCCGGCTGCTTGGCGTAAGGATGACAGCTCCGAATGGATTCGTTGTGGCGCCAATACAGCACGAGTGTCTTGCTATTCTTTCTACGCCAACAAGACCATCACGACAGGTGAAGGTGGCATGGCTGTGACGGATGACGAAGAAGTTGCCGAGCGTATGCGGCTGATGTCATTGCACGGCTTGTCAAAGGATGCTTGGAAAAGATTTTCCGGAGGCGGTAGCTGGGACTACCAGATTGTAGCACCTGGTTATAAGTATAATTTAACGGACATCGCGGCGGCGATTGGACTTCATCAATTGGCGCGGGCCGAAGAAATGCGCCAAGCACGCGAGAAGGTGGCTCTTCGGTTTCTTGATATGCTTGCTGATGTGAGTCAGCTGACTTTACCGCTCAACAGCAACGACCGGATACACTCTTGGCATTTGTTTCCGATACGCTTGAATTTAGAAGAGCTGTCGGTGGATAGAGGCCAATTTATTGATGAATTACGAGACCTTGGAATTGGTACATCGGTCCACTGGCGACCTTTGCACCTACACCCGTATTATAAGGACTCGATCGGTTGGCAAGCTCAAGATTGTCCAAAGGCTAATTCTCTTTGGCCGAGGTTGATTAGTTTACCTATTTTCTCTCTAATGACTGAGGATGAGATTAACTACGTTGCGAGCTCTGTGAAGGCTTTGTGTGTTCGCTTAACTCGGTAG
- a CDS encoding glycosyltransferase family 4 protein, protein MVLSALLIGTENIMAFSPDSETNRRPRVMIVGGPDVDARLELMGVLADDFEFVVAGSDHALKTRFENRGYEFYYYPLERRNRPWLDVYACFKLWKVFREARPHLVHTYDTKPSIWGRYAARLAGVPVVAGTLPGLGSLYSSDAVTTRVLRSAYRVLQKIACEFTDSTVLQNTGDWKQLTDEGVLDPSKATVILGSGVDTEYYAPDQVADRVRENLREELGIAEGKVIVLLVSRVMRTKGILEYAEAAENLKEDLPDAEFVLVGPHDDESRDHLTPGELDAIQSRLKWLGPRSDVRELMALSDVLVLPTAYREGIPRVLLEGASMGLPLIATDSPGCNEVVVPGENGYFVEQSDAQSLAEAIRKLVSEPALRRDFGVRSREFAVSKFELGVVAGKIKALHLDLLRSKGLC, encoded by the coding sequence ATGGTATTGAGCGCTTTGTTGATTGGTACCGAGAATATTATGGCGTTTAGCCCTGATTCTGAAACAAATCGTAGGCCCCGAGTGATGATTGTAGGCGGTCCCGATGTTGACGCGCGTTTAGAACTCATGGGGGTTTTGGCGGATGATTTTGAGTTTGTCGTTGCCGGTTCAGATCATGCTTTAAAGACTCGATTTGAGAATAGGGGTTACGAATTTTATTACTATCCACTTGAACGCAGAAATAGGCCTTGGCTTGATGTTTATGCCTGCTTCAAGCTTTGGAAGGTTTTCCGCGAAGCGCGCCCACACTTAGTTCATACTTACGATACAAAACCTTCGATATGGGGGCGGTACGCTGCACGTTTAGCGGGCGTTCCGGTTGTTGCCGGAACATTACCAGGATTGGGCTCTCTGTATTCGAGCGATGCGGTAACAACTCGCGTTTTGAGAAGCGCTTATCGTGTCCTTCAGAAAATCGCGTGTGAATTTACCGATAGCACAGTTTTGCAGAATACTGGGGATTGGAAACAGCTCACAGATGAAGGTGTGCTTGACCCTAGTAAGGCGACGGTAATTTTGGGCTCGGGTGTGGATACGGAATATTACGCTCCTGACCAAGTCGCTGATCGAGTTCGAGAAAATCTTCGTGAAGAGCTTGGTATAGCAGAAGGTAAGGTGATTGTTCTGTTGGTGTCTCGAGTAATGAGAACCAAGGGCATACTCGAATACGCAGAGGCGGCCGAAAATTTGAAAGAAGATTTACCTGACGCAGAATTCGTCTTGGTGGGTCCTCATGATGATGAGAGCCGAGACCACTTAACCCCGGGCGAACTGGATGCGATTCAAAGCCGGTTAAAGTGGCTGGGACCTCGAAGTGATGTACGTGAGTTGATGGCGCTCAGCGATGTGCTCGTTTTACCGACGGCTTACCGTGAAGGTATACCGAGGGTACTGCTTGAGGGAGCATCGATGGGTTTACCTTTGATTGCGACGGACTCTCCAGGTTGTAACGAGGTCGTTGTACCCGGCGAGAACGGATACTTTGTGGAGCAGAGTGACGCTCAGAGTTTAGCTGAAGCAATTCGGAAACTGGTAAGCGAGCCGGCACTGCGACGGGACTTTGGCGTTCGGTCCCGAGAGTTTGCAGTGTCAAAGTTTGAACTTGGTGTTGTCGCTGGAAAGATAAAGGCTCTTCACCTAGACCTCTTGAGAAGCAAAGGCTTGTGCTGA